In Malus sylvestris chromosome 16, drMalSylv7.2, whole genome shotgun sequence, the following are encoded in one genomic region:
- the LOC126609209 gene encoding uncharacterized protein At2g27730, mitochondrial-like, translated as MIALILSVSLSYLQCYSDTSSHSSCLFVILQKIEQEKLEKLARKGPKPEEKPAGSSGGSVSDAKPSASSSGASTPKVSTDKYRNCAVVAGVMTAAASLGWYLKASRKKEEVQN; from the exons ATGATTGCCTTGATTTTGTCTGTTTCTTTATCATATTTGCAATGCTATTCTGATACATCTTCTCACAgttcttgtttgtttgttattttgcAGAAAATCGAGCAAGAGAAGCTTGAGAAGCTTGCACGTAAA GGCCCTAAACCAGAAGAGAAGCCAGCTGGAAGCTCAGGGGGCTCAGTCTCTGATGCCAAACCAAGTGCCTCTTCCTCTGGAGCATCAACACCCAAGGTATCGACTGATAAGTACCGGAATTGTGCTGTTGTAGCTGGTGTTATGACTGCTGCTGCTTCTCTCGGTTGGTATCTCAAAGCTAGTCGAAAGAAGGAAGAAGTGCAGAACTAA